A single window of Nicotiana sylvestris chromosome 3, ASM39365v2, whole genome shotgun sequence DNA harbors:
- the LOC104234818 gene encoding uncharacterized protein, with product MEEECGISDQSIGVTGSGTKVMVGEKRGRVQVEERSELCHKRVKMRDLESVLSREEKTEMGTDPALRLLDLNANIAASGNANASPVDETDKLPYLGNKDNGHEGDSMKSKGFALDLNAEDVSSTINHEPLYPCKNSSLKSKDDFECASSVGPLDENESMRLWNEMKQNGFLSHTHGGAPMPKLQGRKSKNDGMKKKMELAKKERVNRFAKIAAPSGLLNGLNPGIINHVRNSKQVHSIIEALVRSEKHENAQMKGGSKDLSERKKDQENIIGPGASKCNLAHKDLPGSRCTSGYLTSLNKSISLNSGFIGGDGGSCMVDTRVTGKMVYHPNHNIDTEDDALALKLSSTTTIASDNTSSLSNEESANLASVTSLSVKAANVASQWLELLHQDIKGRLAALRRSKKRVRAVIHTEFPSLLSKEFSSNQENSSYGSQNSSVGHFDNSIAHAHRARWTALFDQMDRALSEEEKQLESSLNQVRQMQLQCEHGLQKYGVPYSLHQMWMLQNDCRLEKAESSERDLAVRAAAASIYSTCNFLSSMENLPCC from the exons ATGGAAGAGGAATGTGGAATTTCTGATCAGTCTATTGGGGTAACTGGATCTGGGACAAAG GTCATGGTAGGGGAGAAGAGGGGCCGCGTTCAAGTTGAAGAAAGATCAGAACTTTGTCACAAAAGAGTGAAAATGAGGGATCTTGAATCTGTTCTGAGTAGAGAAG AGAAAACTGAAATGGGTACAGACCCTGCACTTAGATTGCTTGATCTGAATGCAAATATTGCTGCTTCTGGCAATGCCAATGCATCACCTGTTGACGAGACAGACAAACTGCCCTATCTGGGCAATAAAGACAATGGTCACGAGGGTGACTCTATGAAGTCAAAAGGGTTTGCTTTGGATCTGAATGCAGAAGATGTTTCTAGCACTATTAATCATGAACCCTTGTATCCGTGTAAGAATTCGTCCTTGAAATCAAAGGACGATTTTGAGTGTGCAAGTTCTGTTGGTCCATTGGACGAGAATGAGTCGATGAGACTCTGGAATGAGATGAAACAAAATGGTTTTCTTTCACATACTCATGGAGGTGCGCCAATGCCAAAGCTGCAGGGGAGGAAAAGTAAAAATGATGGGATGAAGAAAAAGATGGAGCTTGCGAAGAAAGAACGAGTTAACAGGTTTGCAAAGATTGCTGCACCTAGTGGGCTGCTCAACGGGTTAAACCCAGGGATCATAAACCATGTCAGAAACAGTAAGCAAGTTCATTCCATTATAGAAGCCCTCGTAAGGTCCGAAAAGCATGAAAATGCCCAAATGAAGGGTGGATCGAAAGACCTTAGTGAAAGAAAGAAAGACCAGGAAAATATAATTGGTCCGGGAGCAAGTAAATGCAACCTTGCTCATAAAGATCTGCCAGGAAGCAGGTGTACAAGTGGTTACCTGACATCACTGAATAAATCAATCTCTTTGAACTCAGGGTTTATAGGAGGAGATGGAGGTTCATGCATGGTTGACACCAGGGTTACTGGAAAGATGGTTTATCATCCAAACCATAACATTGACACTGAGGATGATGCACTTGCGCTGAAGTTGTCATCAACCACAACCATTGCTTCAGATAATACGAGCTCATTATCTAATGAGGAATCAGCAAACTTAGCAAGTGTTACTTCACTTTCTGTTAAAG CTGCTAATGTAGCTTCACAATGGTTGGAATTGCTTCATCAAGACATAAAAGGACGTCTTGCAG CATTGCGGCGTAGTAAAAAGAGAGTCCGGGCTGTAATTCATACAGAATTCCCTAGCTTATTGTCCAAAGAATTCTCATCTAATCAAGAGAACAGTTCCTACGGTTCACAAAATTCTTCTGTTGGTCACTTTGACAATTCTATTGCTCATGCACATCGTGCTAGATGGACTGCATTGTTTGACCAGATGGATAGAGCTCTTTCTGAAGAAGAAAAGCAACTG GAAAGTTCGCTGAACCAAGTAAGGCAAATGCAGCTGCAATGTGAACATGGTCTTCAGAAATATGGCGTACCATATAGTTTGCATCAGATGTGGATGTTACAAAATGACTGCAG